The DNA sequence AGCTAGAGAAAACACTTCTCACAGGTTTCATGCACGAACCTATAAATCTACTCACACAACAGCAAACAAACGCTTTGCTATTACTCTATGCAACACTCAAACtaacaagaattattttacaccAAAGATCgctttcaatatttctcaATCTTCGCTATAACTGTCTTCGAAAGTCGTCgttaggaaaaaaaaaaactacgacACAAAACACGAAGCTGACATTGGAATCCCTCTAACGTCTCTGGATAAACAAAACTATATATAAAGTTCACTCCAAAGTGAACATCCTTCCGACTATTTTTCTTTGCGAATTCAAAGGTTAAATAGCATCGACTCGTACGACAATGAAGCCACGTTTATACATACTTTATATGGGAATGAATTCGCTAGTAGGTGTATAGTTTCTAAGCATTCAACGGGTATGAATATTCAATAAACAACGCTAACGATCGTCAAATGGCAACAGCAAGTTCAAGTCAGTAGCATGTACgtcaatttgataaaaaagaaaaaattactaaGAGCTTTTCACGACCGGTTTCCTTGCGTGATCTACTTATTTATAAGATACGTGAATACATCATTCATTTGACGAAGCAAACAAGTGGAAAATTCGAGTTAGGTTGACTGGAGGAGCGTTGTCCCTCGCAGAGGCCACGGAAGTAACAATTTGTCATACGATATGAGTCTCTGCGACCTGTTGTAACGATAGTGAAAAGGTCCATTTTCATAGGATCCTAAAGTTACGAGTTTTAATGCCGCGTCGTTGAATGTCACAAGCATTACCGTGAAAACTGTTGGTAAATATCGTCAGGGACGAATCTATCCCTCGATACTAATGCcatacgaaatatttttgaaaagaagagTCACTCTTAATAATTAGCTTAGGTCCCTGATGAGTCTAGGTCCGCCACTACTATCATGATATTCTAATTACAGACGCATTAAGAATCGTGACTTCACGACACGTGAAATGAACCTTAATTATCAATTGAAATGTATACGTCTCTTTTCTTGAAGACGCGACGAACTATGGTTAAAAATGACCAAGATCTCACCGAAAAATAGTACGAATAGGCAGAAATACTTTCGCCAACCCTTCGAAGCAAACGTCGAACAAAGAATTGTTCCGTAACGCTAGTCGACCACACGCGTTCCGTTCCAACTTCTCGTTTATCGAATATGCAGTAGACTAGCTCAAAGTAGAGTCTCGAATTTCCAAATCGCGTTCATTTCTGTTCTAATAACCCCATCGACAcgattttctcttttaacAATTGCACGGTCGTTGATCGAGATAGGAATCTCGCTACCGTTTATGGTTCTGTAATCGTACATTATTTCCTGTGCCGCCGGTGAAAGATGCGATTACACATTAGAACGGTACGTGCAAGTTTCTTCGAATTTGTAATTAGTCGTCCATTATCGTGTAATGCATCAATTTTGTCATTGACGCGTTAACAAATTTAGAAACACGTTTGCAAAGAAGGTCAGGCGAtattttgattacatttaCGATAAGAAGTTCGTATCGCGACGATTTACGGGAACAGTCGATAAATTAACATGCATGGATCGTCCAGGGAAcggtaaatgaaattacaagtaCAATAGAGATTGATCTACActgaaactttaattacacTGTTTTCGTTGCATTCGATACTGTATTCTAATTGTCaacatttacttattttatactGTTTATTCTTAAGATTAGATCTTTCCACCAAGAACTACATGTCTTTGTTTCACATTCAAGTAAACTTGTTCAGTCAAATACGAAATTTGCGTCAACaacatacatatacgtatcACCCCAAATGTTTTTCTAGCATTTAAGAAATCTACTGCGAGACAATAAtagaatacataaaaatacacactgctttgaaatgaaaatgctGAAAAACCGAAAACGAATGTCGTCGGAGATTTCCAACGGTTCTCCTCAAATGTCACGAAAATAGAGACGAGTCTACGATCCAAAATTCTCCAAGATGGCcaaaacttaaaaattcattgtataataaatatattcgattCTTAATTAGACAGTATTACGATGGAATATCGCCATTTGAATAGacgatatacatttttcaacgaaataaataaagtccATGAAATTCTAACACTTTAACAGAAAcggaaacaataaaaaaaaaaacactacaAAAGCTATCAAAGCAAACGGTCCATCAACCCAGCTGAGATGAAAAGGATGATGCTTGTCACCCTGGCAGACGGCGTGCTGGCCGCGTGCTCGacaaacatattaaaatagatataCTTAAATGAATTATGTGACAGTACTCACCAACATTCGAAAGGACGATTAGTTTTTAATGAACATCCACGCGAGTAAAACATCACTATCAATGGTTTGCTTCAAATTATATCGGAATAAGGAGAAAACTTCGACAAACCGCAGCCATACCGTATGGCAGTACGACCAGGACTGCCTCTACCAACTGAGAGAAGAACTAATGGGGTATGTACATGCCCGAACAAAAGTTTTTGCTTTACCTTAGCAACGCTAGCCACGCCTTTCATTGTATTTGTACACAACGTTGACATTTAGAATCCAAGCGTTGTAAAactgatttttattatcggtatttatatattaaggaAAATCTTTCAATACACTTTTTAATGATTGTATATcatatatttctaattttagttaaaaatagttacaaTAAATCAGCAATGTACAGATTAATTGTCAACTTGCAAAAATTACTTCATTGTTCTGGCGTATTTGTCTTCTAATTCTTGCAATTTCGAATCAAGCTCGGCCATAGAATATGTctgaaatttgattattcaTAATATACTTAGAAGTAAAAATCTAATAGTTTCCAATGAAGCAAAACTTACCCTTTTTCTAACTGGTTTAAAAGTCCCTTTAAGGCTATTGATGTCTTCTGCTTTCTGAAATCagccattttgaaaaatacaaatcttCGTTTAAACTACAACAATTTCCAAACATTTCAACAAATCCTCACCCAAAACTCTTTGTATTCTGGAGATATCCCTTCTAAGTACAATATTCgatcttcgatatttttaagtCTCTCGTATACATCTTTGGGAACAGGCCTATTTATTGCTAAAATTCGTTCGGCGGTTGAAATTCTATCGTCCAACACGGAAGGACAATGGTTTGTTTGATTTGCTCCTGACATTGTAGCTTTATGTAAACTAAGGTGATCCATTGTTTGCGGTCCCCACGCGTTACGTACCCTATGCACTAAAGAAATCTGTACGTGAATATTCAACAGATTGTTGTTACAAGTACTATTATTTCGACTTACCCTTAACGTGACTTTTAGAGTCCTTCCGGCGAATGAGAATCGCGTCTACTCTTGCGCAAGAATCCTCggttttgtcatttttttctctgCAATAGTAACTTCTAAGTACTtcacaattgaaattttcaattctcaaCAGTGATGATGAACCAACCTGTGACAACAAAATTCTTGTACATTcacaatatttacttgttgACGTTTTCTCTCAATGAAAGATTCTATTCTATGATATAGTTCTTGATTTGTGGCACGAATTTGAACTAAGTTTGGATCGATTACAACTTTAGAATCTTCatcctcttcctctttctcaCCATCTAGATTAATGTTTTCTATCACAGATTTATCAGCCTTGTGTGGCACTGTAATGGCACCATCCGATTGTTGATGTCTTGTACCACTAGCTATATAAAATGAGTATTTGATGGATACATATCACAGTCTAGAAAGATGTACGTATGAAATGGATAAATGGTTGCAAGACTGTTAAACTTTTAtcaacaatttattaacaattgtatatttatctctataaatattccatataAGATGTATGTATTCTTTTCAGAATGTCAAAATGCTATAATACATTGTTCAAACTTAACATGTAATACTTTGTATAAGTGAGTAAACATATTGTAAGTTTCAAGGAACTTGTATAATTTCTAtggaatgtaaaaatattatttacaatttgacCAGGCACATTCCTGGTTTTCCTTCCATTCACTGGCTTCTGTATCGTATACCTCTTTCTTCCAAATTGGAACTGAAGCCTTTAATGCATCAATGGCATATTCAACAGCTTTTAGTGACTCTTTTCTATGAGGAGATGAAATGGCAATTACTACACTTGCTTTGGATACTGCCACCTCTCCAAGACGATGGTATATAGCAATATGATGAACATTCCATTGGGAACGAATTtctgtacaaatattaatcatcTTTTTTATAGCCATTGGTACGTATGCTTCGTATTCTAACTTTAAAACCTAAACATTATAGATATATTGGTAATAGATTTAaacttataattaaatttttaagaaatattagtacctttttattttcgaaattatcaCGAGTAATACCAATAAAATTGGAGATGGCTCCACAGCTAGGAGATGATACTGAATCAATTATTTCACTGACATTTAATTCTTCCTGTAGCAGCCTCACGAGGTTCTTTGGTGTATCCATTTTAACCTAAAAGCGTCACTGTTATTATAATGCACCAACTCAACTTTTacattgagaatattttaccGAATTTATTATAACGTTACAAACCTCCACTTAATGGTGGTATAACAGCAATTTCGTCTTTTTCCGAAAGCACTAGCGTAGTATTCGAAGGAACAAATTCTTCGTTCACTGCCAGAATTAAAGTATCGCGTATACTGTCTAAtttgaaatgattaattattttatccgcTAAATCAGTATACGTCAACTTCTGTGGAACAGTAACTCTACATTCTGTCTTTCCTGTTAGTTCTCTAGCTTTGGcaaaaaataagatttttaCTTGTGTTTCCACAGAACCGTGATCCATTATATTTTAGGATTAGAAAGGTGCAACAGGCGCAAG is a window from the Hylaeus volcanicus isolate JK05 chromosome 7, UHH_iyHylVolc1.0_haploid, whole genome shotgun sequence genome containing:
- the LOC128879909 gene encoding molybdopterin synthase catalytic subunit: MDTPKNLVRLLQEELNVSEIIDSVSSPSCGAISNFIGITRDNFENKKVLKLEYEAYVPMAIKKMINICTEIRSQWNVHHIAIYHRLGEVAVSKASVVIAISSPHRKESLKAVEYAIDALKASVPIWKKEVYDTEASEWKENQECAWSNSSGTRHQQSDGAITVPHKADKSVIENINLDGEKEEEDEDSKVVIDPNLVQIRATNQELYHRIESFIERKRQQVNIVNVQEFCCHREKNDKTEDSCARVDAILIRRKDSKSHVKVHRVRNAWGPQTMDHLSLHKATMSGANQTNHCPSVLDDRISTAERILAINRPVPKDVYERLKNIEDRILYLEGISPEYKEFWKAEDINSLKGTFKPVRKRTYSMAELDSKLQELEDKYARTMK